The nucleotide window GTATTCATCCCATTCTTTCCTTTTTAAGGCATAAAACTCGTTGTACACATGGTCACCAAGGGATGTTTTAATCACTTCGTCATCCTCCAAGGCATGGTATGCTTCCCAAAGGCTTGATGGAAGTGTTTCAATACCCATTGATTTCAGTTCTTCAGGGCTTAATTTATATACATCTAATTCAGTTGGCTTTCCTGGATCGATTTTGTTCTTAATACCATCCATACCTGCTTCAAGCATAGCAGCAAATGCTAAGTATGGGTTACATGAGGGGTCAGGGCTTCTGAACTCCACTCGCGTACCGTTACCACGAGACGCAGGAATTCGGACCAGGGTTGATCTGTTCCTAAATCCATAGGTGATGTAAACTGGGGCTTCATATCCCGGTACCAATCGTTTGTATGAGTTAACACTTGGAGCTACAATAGCGGATAATGCTTTTGAATGTTTTAGTAAACCTCCAGTGAAATGTAATGCTTCTTCTGATAATTGAGTTTCGGTGTCAGTGTCAAAAAAAATGTTTTCTCCATTTTTAAACAAGCTCTGGTGGCAGTGCATACCGCTACCGTTAACACCGAAGAAAGGCTTCGGCATGAAAGTGACCATTGAGCCTAATTTGTCTGCTATGGCTTTAATTGCTTGTTTGAATGTAATGAATGCATCTGCAGTTTTCAGGGCATGGTCGAATTTGAAGTCTATTTCGTGTTGTCCAGGCCCTACTTCATGATGGCTTACTTCTACGTCGAAGTTTAACTCTTCCAATCCTAAAACTAATTCTCTTCTCATGTCAGTTCCTTGGTCTACAGGTTCCACATCGAAGTAAACGCCCTCATCATGTGGGTAAACATTTCCATCTTCATCTACGTCAACAATGAAAAATTCTGGCTCTGGACCAACATTGTATTCGTAACCCATTTTTTCAGCTTTGGCCAAGGTTTTTTTCAGTATATATCTGGGATCTCCTTCAAA belongs to Methanobacterium sp. and includes:
- the glnA gene encoding type I glutamate--ammonia ligase; the encoded protein is MQDKIGKLLEDIEKCGIKFVRLQFVDIHGTPKNMAIPLVKPTDIEAIIKDGILFDGSSVDGFVDINDSDLVIKPDPDTFSTLPWRPEEKGVCRFICDIYWPDGTPFEGDPRYILKKTLAKAEKMGYEYNVGPEPEFFIVDVDEDGNVYPHDEGVYFDVEPVDQGTDMRRELVLGLEELNFDVEVSHHEVGPGQHEIDFKFDHALKTADAFITFKQAIKAIADKLGSMVTFMPKPFFGVNGSGMHCHQSLFKNGENIFFDTDTETQLSEEALHFTGGLLKHSKALSAIVAPSVNSYKRLVPGYEAPVYITYGFRNRSTLVRIPASRGNGTRVEFRSPDPSCNPYLAFAAMLEAGMDGIKNKIDPGKPTELDVYKLSPEELKSMGIETLPSSLWEAYHALEDDEVIKTSLGDHVYNEFYALKRKEWDEYRIQVFQYEVEKYLQI